The genomic segment CTCCTCGACCTTCACCCCGATCATGTCCGCCCAGGCCGCCGTGGCCGCCGGCAACTACCCCTACGCGGCTGCCCAGTCGGTCGTGCTGGCCGTCGCGGTCGGCGTACTGTCCTTCGTCTTCTTCAAGCTGACCAGCCGGGGTGAGAACGCATGAGCGCCACCGACATACCAGACGCCTCCCGCCCCCGCGGAGCGAAGCGCGGGACGACCATGGCCAGCCGTGGCCTCACGCTGTCCCTCCTGCTGGTCTCCAGCGTCTACTTCCTCTTCCCCCTGTGGTGGCTGCTGGTCTCCGTCACGAAGCCCTTCGGACGGCAGTTCAGCGGCAACGGGCTGTGGTTCGACGGGTTCGACCTGTTCGGCAACATCGGCCGACTGACCGCGCAGAACGACGGCATCTTCTGGCGTTGGATGCTCAACAGCGTCCTCTACTGCGGCATCGGCGCGCTCGTAGGCACCCTGCTGTCGGCCATGGCCGGCCACCTCCTGGCCACATACCGGTTCCGCGGCAGGAACGTGCTGTTCGGCGTGGTACTCGCCGCCGTGCTGATCCCCAAGATCCTCTTCACCCTCCCGCTGTACCTGATGTTCTCCGGCATCGGCCTGATCGACAATCCGCTCGCCGTGCTGCTTCCGAGCGTCGTCAGCCCGTTCGGCGTCTACCTCGCCCGTGTCTTCGCCACCCAGTCCGTACCGGACGAGGTCATCGAGGCCGGCCGCCTCGACGGGGCGAGCGAGTTCCGTATCTTCCGCACCGTCGCGCTGCCGATGATGCTCCCGGCCCTGGTGACGATCTTCCTCTTCCAGTTCGTCGACATCTGGAACAACTACCTGCTGCCCGCCATGGTGCTCAGCGACGACCGGCTCCAGCCCGTCACCGTCGGCCTCGTCGGCTGGAACGCCAGCCACGGCGTCGCCGTACCGGCGCCTCTGGTCGTCATCGGTTCACTGATCTCCGTCATCCCCCTGATCATCGCCTTCGTCTCCCTGCAGCGCTTCTGGCGCGCGGGAATGACCGCGGGAGCCGTCAAGTGACACCCACACCCGGTACCTCTTCGCAGGCCCTTCTGACATACGCCGAGGGCGAGTTGCGGCGAGCGGGCCGACCGCACCAGGTCCTCGCCGGCACCATGCACTACTTCCGCGTCCACCCCGACCATTGGCGCGACCGGCTGGAACGCCTGGCTGCCATGGGCCTGAACACCGTGGACACCTACATCGCCTGGAACTTCCACGAACGGCGCCCCGGTGACCGCCGCTTCGACGGCTGGCAGGACATCGAGCGCTTCGCGCGCACGGCCCAGGAGACCGGCCTCGACGTGATCGTCCGGCCCGGCCCGTACATCTGCGCCGAGTGGGACAACGGGGGCCTGCCCGCCTGGCTCACCGACCGTCCCGGCATGCGGCTGCGCTCCTCGTACGCCCCCTACCTGGAGGAGGTCGCCCACTGGTTCGACGTCCTCCTCCCCAGGATCATTCCTCTCCAGGCGTCCCGCGGCGGCCCCGTCGTCGCCGTCCAGGTGGAGAACGAGTACGGAAGCTACGGCGACGACCACGCCTACATGGAATGGGTGCGCGACGCCCTCGTCCGACGCGGCGTCACCGAGCTGCTCTACACCGCCGACGGCCCCACCACGCTGATGCTCGACGGAGGGACGCTGCCCGGCGTCCTCGCCACCGCCACCCTCGGTTCCCGCGCCGACCAGGCGGCCGCGCTGCTGCGTACGCGCCGGGACGGGGAGCCGTTCGTCTGTGCGGAATTCTGGAACGGGTGGTTCGACCACTGGGGCGAGCGGCACCACACACGCTCCGCCGAGAGCGCCGCCGACACCTTGGCGGAGATCCTCGCCGACGGCGGCTCCGTCAGCCTCTATCCGGCGCACGGCGGCACCAACTTCGGCCTGTGGGCCGGCGCCAACCACGCCGACGGCGCTCTCCAGCCCACCGTAACGAGCTACGACTCCGACGCGCCGGTCGCCGAACACGGCGCACTGACACCGAAGTTCCACGCCTTCCGTGAGAAGCTGCTGGCCGCCACGGACGCCCCGCCGCGCCCCCTGCCGCCCTCACGGCCTCTGCTGGCCCCCCGGTCGCTGCCGGTGACCCCGGAGTCCGGACTGCTCACCGCCCTGGAAGCCGTCTCCGGCACGGTCGCTTCACCCCATCCGCTGTCCTTCGGACAGCTCGGCCAGTCCTCCGGGCTCGTCCTCTACCGCGCCCACCCCGTGCTCCCGCCCGGCCTGACCGAACTGACGGTGACCGGTCTGCACGACCGGGTCCAGGTCTTCGTGGACGGCGCGGCCGTCGGGGTGTTGGCACGCGAGACGGCCTCACTGACCCTGGAGGGCGCCGGGCAACCGGTCCGCCTTGAACTCCTGCTCGAGAACCAGGGGCGCATCAACTACGGGCCACTCCTGGGACAGGGCAAAGGCATCCTCGGCGGAGTACGCGTCGAACGCCGTCTGGTGCACAACTGGACCATGTTCCCGCTGCCGCTCGACGAATGGGCGCCGGACGACCTGGAGCGGGCGACGGCGGCCGGAGGTCAGGGGACATCCGGGTTCGCGACCGCGCGTTTCGACGCCGAGGGAAGCGGCGACACCTTCCTCACCCTGCCGGACTTCGGCAAGGGCTTCGTGTGGATCAACGACTTCCTGCTCGGGCGGTACTGGAACCTCGGCCCCCAGGCCACGCTCTACGTACCGGCGCCTCTGGTCGCGCCGGGCGCCAACCGCCTGACCCTGCTGGAACTGGAGCGCTTCGGCGACCATGTGGAACTGCGTGCCGGACCCGACCTCGGAGAGCCCGAGGAGTACATCGAATCCTTCT from the Streptomyces sp. AM 4-1-1 genome contains:
- a CDS encoding carbohydrate ABC transporter permease, which produces MSATDIPDASRPRGAKRGTTMASRGLTLSLLLVSSVYFLFPLWWLLVSVTKPFGRQFSGNGLWFDGFDLFGNIGRLTAQNDGIFWRWMLNSVLYCGIGALVGTLLSAMAGHLLATYRFRGRNVLFGVVLAAVLIPKILFTLPLYLMFSGIGLIDNPLAVLLPSVVSPFGVYLARVFATQSVPDEVIEAGRLDGASEFRIFRTVALPMMLPALVTIFLFQFVDIWNNYLLPAMVLSDDRLQPVTVGLVGWNASHGVAVPAPLVVIGSLISVIPLIIAFVSLQRFWRAGMTAGAVK
- a CDS encoding beta-galactosidase family protein; its protein translation is MTPTPGTSSQALLTYAEGELRRAGRPHQVLAGTMHYFRVHPDHWRDRLERLAAMGLNTVDTYIAWNFHERRPGDRRFDGWQDIERFARTAQETGLDVIVRPGPYICAEWDNGGLPAWLTDRPGMRLRSSYAPYLEEVAHWFDVLLPRIIPLQASRGGPVVAVQVENEYGSYGDDHAYMEWVRDALVRRGVTELLYTADGPTTLMLDGGTLPGVLATATLGSRADQAAALLRTRRDGEPFVCAEFWNGWFDHWGERHHTRSAESAADTLAEILADGGSVSLYPAHGGTNFGLWAGANHADGALQPTVTSYDSDAPVAEHGALTPKFHAFREKLLAATDAPPRPLPPSRPLLAPRSLPVTPESGLLTALEAVSGTVASPHPLSFGQLGQSSGLVLYRAHPVLPPGLTELTVTGLHDRVQVFVDGAAVGVLARETASLTLEGAGQPVRLELLLENQGRINYGPLLGQGKGILGGVRVERRLVHNWTMFPLPLDEWAPDDLERATAAGGQGTSGFATARFDAEGSGDTFLTLPDFGKGFVWINDFLLGRYWNLGPQATLYVPAPLVAPGANRLTLLELERFGDHVELRAGPDLGEPEEYIESFS